A window of Salvia splendens isolate huo1 chromosome 8, SspV2, whole genome shotgun sequence genomic DNA:
aaatgtatgGTTAAATCATTACCAACTCAAGGAAAATATTAATGTAACCCACAAGCAAGTGCAACACGTTGAGAAACGTACATTTACTAGCATGATTACTTAATAAGatagagaaataaaaaattgaagcaaACGCAAACGCTACTAAtaagaaattgaatgaatagagTTGATAAAACTTGTTAGAGAGAGACAACGTCACTAAATGAGAAGCTTCTCGTCTAGGGCCGCCGTCGCCGGTGGCGGGAAGAAGGCGGAGACAGGGCTGAAGAGGGGGCCGTGGACGGCGGAGGAGGACGAGCTGCTGAGGGACTACATAAAGAGAGAGGGCGAGGGAGGATGTCGGACTTTGCCCAAGAAGGCGGGGCTCCTCCGCTGCGGGAAGAGCTGCCGCCTTCGTTGGATGAACTACCTCCGCCCCTCGGTTAAGCGCGGCCGCATCTCCGAAGACGAGGAAGATctcatcctccgcctcctcggAAACAGGTACTTCTCTCTCTAATTTATGTATTGTGTAATTATTCAGTTGATAAGACGCTTTTTCTCGAATATTCCATTTGTATACCTCacaaatatttgaaatttcatATGCTTTATGTTTATTGCCTagatcactctctctctctaatttgTTGTGTCTCAAGTGTagtagtatcattctatctcaAGATTTCTTGAATTTCatctattcttttttttttctcaaacttttTATATTCTCGACAGCAATTCAATTAGTAAGAAGTTTTTCCTCGATCAACTCAGTGTCATATAATCCATTGGTATATCACACAATTTTTGAATTtcatctcttttcttttttgtcttTTATATGTTTATTGCCTCTAGATCATGCTTCTATCTCTCCAATTTGATGTATCTCAAAAACTTGTGTCGTATACCTGTTTATTGCCTCTAGATCATGATGCATGACCCCTGGAAAGAACAATAATATGCAataccattttttatttatttttagtataaatgtgtgtgtgtgtgtgtgtgaataaTTCATCAAAACTTATTGTATGTTGATAATGTACATGCATGAGATGAGAGCATTTTTCCCTTCTTAGGAAAACTAAATATACCCTCTTTTTCCCCCTATTTTGTGAACAAAACCCTCTTCAATTTCTTTCTTGGTGTAGCAACTTTCCCATAAATTTGGTGATGCATATTATAATTGCAGATGGTCACTAATAGCCGGAAGAATTCCCGGACGGACAGACAATGAGATCAAGAATTACTGGAACACGCATCTAAGTAGTAGGAAGCTAATTAGCCAAGGAATTGATCCCAAAATTCACCAACCCTTTGACCCTAATCCCTCAATTGATCAAAATCAATCACTAATTAGCAACCCTAATCCCTCTATTATTAAGCATAATCATTCACTTAATCAAGAAGGAGATGAAGATTGCTGCAACGACGAAGACTCTCTCTCTTCATTCTTGAATTCGTTGATTAATGATGAGATGTTCAGCAGCCACCACCAGCAGTAATATCATTAAATTGTCTTataattattttcttcattGGATTAAAATAATGTTAGAACTTGGGTTTTGTAATTCATAGTATATTggtgtattaattaattaagtccatgcATGCATGTTTGAGACACGCGTTCAATGCAATTTTAACGTTATTcattttatacatttaatttgATTGTAATGCTTACATAAAAAATACCCTAGACTGGGCCG
This region includes:
- the LOC121744597 gene encoding transcription repressor MYB5-like gives rise to the protein MRSFSSRAAVAGGGKKAETGLKRGPWTAEEDELLRDYIKREGEGGCRTLPKKAGLLRCGKSCRLRWMNYLRPSVKRGRISEDEEDLILRLLGNRWSLIAGRIPGRTDNEIKNYWNTHLSSRKLISQGIDPKIHQPFDPNPSIDQNQSLISNPNPSIIKHNHSLNQEGDEDCCNDEDSLSSFLNSLINDEMFSSHHQQ